The following proteins come from a genomic window of Yinghuangia sp. ASG 101:
- a CDS encoding serine/threonine-protein kinase, translating into MDRPVGSKYLLEETLGRGASGTVWRARVRDTDEVVAVKVLREELAGDPDVVTRFLRERSLLLRLSHPNLVRVRDLVVEGELLALVMDLIDGPDLRTYLRDNGPLPPAAAALTMAQVCDALAVTHADGVIHRDLKPANIMLNRNGDSLYPMLTDFGIARLAESPALTRTHELVGTPSYVAPETAEGRPLSPSVDIYAAGVVLYELFAGRPPFTDSNPIALLHRHLSEVPVRPEGMPDAYWLVTERCLAKQPELRPDARGLGAALRTAAEILQGTRPDDGTLARLLAASAAAAGAAAGLAAAGGQDDPTRVVPRAAPDGGGFAPAPPLGPPPAPPGPDGTRVLDEVAPPYGPGGVGGRRDAGPPQPPGYPQPALYRDEVGLARQGGPAQYAPPPAPYRAPEPPPHSAPPQPPPQREAPRPPEVAPPRRNPRREREPREPREPRRGRGFRLSSIPGLGCTLGCLLRLVIFGAILFAIYWFSPLRDWVNNAVDVFDEVKGWYDKVKDFMGGGGDGGSGGTDTTGGSGQ; encoded by the coding sequence GTGGACCGGCCGGTAGGAAGCAAATACCTGCTCGAAGAGACCTTGGGGCGGGGCGCCAGCGGGACTGTCTGGCGCGCGCGCGTCCGCGACACCGACGAGGTCGTCGCGGTCAAGGTGCTGCGCGAGGAGCTGGCGGGCGACCCGGACGTGGTCACCCGCTTCCTGCGCGAGCGCTCGCTGCTGCTGCGGCTGAGCCACCCCAACCTGGTCCGGGTGCGCGACCTGGTCGTCGAGGGCGAGCTGCTGGCGCTGGTCATGGACCTCATCGACGGGCCGGACCTGCGCACGTACCTGCGCGACAACGGCCCGCTGCCCCCGGCCGCCGCCGCGCTCACGATGGCCCAGGTCTGTGACGCGCTGGCCGTCACCCACGCGGACGGCGTGATCCACCGGGACCTCAAGCCCGCCAACATCATGCTCAACCGCAACGGCGACTCCCTCTACCCGATGCTCACCGACTTCGGCATCGCCCGGCTCGCCGAGTCGCCCGCGCTCACCCGCACCCACGAACTGGTCGGTACCCCCAGCTACGTCGCGCCCGAGACCGCCGAGGGGCGCCCGCTGAGCCCGTCGGTCGACATCTACGCCGCCGGGGTCGTGCTGTACGAACTCTTCGCCGGCCGCCCGCCCTTCACCGACTCCAACCCGATCGCGCTGCTGCACCGGCACCTGTCCGAGGTCCCGGTCCGCCCGGAGGGCATGCCCGACGCGTACTGGCTGGTCACCGAGCGATGCCTCGCGAAGCAGCCCGAGCTTCGTCCGGACGCGCGAGGTCTCGGGGCGGCGCTGCGTACGGCGGCGGAGATCCTTCAGGGGACGCGGCCGGACGACGGCACACTGGCCCGACTCCTCGCCGCGTCCGCCGCCGCGGCGGGAGCCGCGGCCGGGCTCGCCGCCGCGGGCGGGCAGGACGACCCCACGCGCGTCGTGCCGCGAGCGGCGCCCGACGGCGGCGGGTTCGCCCCCGCCCCGCCGCTCGGGCCTCCGCCCGCCCCGCCCGGGCCGGACGGCACGCGTGTGCTCGACGAGGTGGCGCCGCCGTACGGGCCGGGCGGAGTCGGTGGCCGCCGCGACGCCGGGCCCCCGCAGCCGCCCGGGTATCCGCAGCCCGCGCTGTACCGCGACGAAGTGGGCCTGGCCCGGCAGGGCGGTCCGGCCCAGTACGCGCCGCCGCCGGCGCCGTACCGCGCGCCCGAGCCGCCGCCGCACTCCGCCCCGCCGCAACCGCCGCCGCAACGGGAGGCACCGCGCCCGCCCGAGGTCGCCCCGCCGCGGCGCAATCCCCGGCGCGAACGCGAGCCGCGCGAGCCCCGCGAGCCGCGTCGCGGACGCGGCTTCCGGCTGTCGTCCATCCCCGGCCTCGGCTGCACGCTGGGCTGCCTGCTGCGGCTGGTGATCTTCGGCGCGATCCTGTTCGCGATCTATTGGTTCAGCCCGCTGCGGGACTGGGTGAACAACGCGGTCGACGTCTTTGATGAAGTCAAAGGCTGGTATGACAAGGTCAAAGACTTCATGGGCGGCGGTGGTGACGGCGGCAGCGGCGGTACGGACACCACCGGCGGCTCGGGCCAGTAG
- a CDS encoding protein kinase domain-containing protein produces MARRIGSRYVALKVLGRGASGTVWAGEGPEGPVAIKLLREDLASDEVLVARFVQERTALVSLDHPGIVGIHDLVVDGVDLALVMDLVNGPDLRTRLEKEGVLKPALAAAICADVADGLSAAHAEGVIHRDVKPENVLLDTAYGQIRARLTDFGIARLVDAPRRTRATRIIGTPDYLAPEIIEGLQPTAAVDVYALGTVLYELLTGWTPFGGGHPGAVLRRHVTEPVPGIPGLPAPVAEVLASCLSKAPAARLTAREVGERLRAALPALAGLPPFDVPAPDGGGHPDRGETPPPLPAGVVPLVSGTEPDASRDTHTNLVRPTFTAPPVTTPPRRRRPHQHRKRRRRAVAVIGTVFVLAVGGVGWWLTRSDDPPHDRRPAGSTVSPSVSAAAAGDGRADGAGPAPGWATWAQLPVAPVFLTGAPAAARPAGAPTFVVQRDGVGQPWFATDRDGTFEDWRKLPAFKAIEDLAVTAPGPGRVDVLAVSQDRHLYRSSFADGRWGDWTRIDAKTRITGAPAATATGDRLEILVCSGDTLMHGTLVGANWTGFDRITQAGAIEGAPAVTASAPGTMDAFVVGADDRELLHLAFVSGAWREPVPVGAVRAGGRPAAAWTPATGLTVVVPDTDGRLIGLVARADGWQPARLTPPAGLPKQDGAAPAAALTATGDRVDVYVLGPQRRVQVAPSA; encoded by the coding sequence TTGGCACGCAGGATTGGCAGCCGGTACGTCGCCCTGAAGGTGCTCGGGCGCGGCGCGAGCGGCACCGTCTGGGCCGGCGAGGGCCCCGAGGGCCCCGTCGCGATCAAGCTCCTGCGCGAAGACCTCGCCTCCGACGAGGTGTTGGTCGCACGGTTCGTGCAGGAGCGCACCGCACTGGTCAGCCTCGACCACCCCGGCATCGTCGGCATCCACGACCTCGTCGTCGACGGCGTCGACCTCGCCCTGGTCATGGACCTGGTCAACGGCCCCGACCTGCGGACGCGCCTGGAGAAGGAAGGTGTCCTCAAGCCCGCGCTCGCCGCCGCGATCTGCGCCGACGTCGCCGACGGCCTCTCCGCGGCGCACGCCGAGGGCGTCATCCACCGCGACGTCAAGCCCGAGAACGTCCTGCTGGACACCGCGTACGGCCAAATCCGGGCCCGCCTCACCGACTTCGGCATCGCCCGCCTCGTGGACGCCCCCCGGCGCACGCGGGCCACGCGCATCATCGGCACCCCCGACTACCTCGCCCCCGAGATCATCGAAGGCCTCCAGCCCACCGCCGCCGTCGACGTGTACGCGCTCGGCACGGTGCTGTACGAACTGCTCACCGGCTGGACCCCGTTCGGCGGCGGCCACCCCGGCGCCGTGCTGCGGCGCCACGTCACCGAGCCGGTACCGGGCATCCCCGGGCTCCCCGCGCCGGTCGCCGAGGTGCTCGCGTCGTGCCTCTCGAAGGCCCCGGCGGCGCGGCTGACGGCCCGTGAGGTCGGGGAGCGGCTGCGTGCCGCGCTCCCCGCGCTCGCGGGGCTGCCGCCCTTCGACGTGCCCGCCCCCGACGGCGGCGGGCACCCCGACCGGGGCGAGACGCCGCCTCCGCTCCCGGCCGGGGTCGTGCCCCTGGTCTCCGGCACCGAGCCGGACGCGTCGCGCGACACCCACACCAACCTCGTACGCCCGACCTTCACCGCGCCGCCGGTCACCACACCGCCCCGCCGCCGTCGTCCCCACCAGCACCGCAAGCGCCGCAGGCGGGCCGTCGCCGTCATCGGCACCGTGTTCGTGCTGGCCGTCGGCGGCGTCGGCTGGTGGCTCACGCGGAGCGACGACCCGCCCCACGACCGGCGGCCGGCCGGCTCCACGGTGTCGCCGTCGGTCTCCGCCGCCGCGGCGGGCGACGGGCGCGCGGACGGCGCCGGCCCCGCGCCGGGGTGGGCCACGTGGGCGCAGCTTCCGGTGGCACCGGTGTTCCTGACCGGAGCACCGGCCGCGGCACGGCCGGCCGGGGCGCCGACCTTCGTCGTGCAGCGCGACGGCGTCGGCCAGCCGTGGTTCGCGACCGACCGCGACGGGACCTTCGAGGACTGGCGGAAACTGCCCGCGTTCAAGGCGATCGAGGACCTCGCGGTGACCGCGCCCGGCCCCGGCCGCGTCGACGTCCTCGCGGTCAGCCAGGACCGGCACCTCTACCGCAGCAGCTTCGCCGACGGCCGGTGGGGCGACTGGACGAGGATCGATGCCAAGACCCGGATCACCGGCGCCCCCGCGGCGACCGCGACCGGCGACCGGTTGGAAATCCTCGTCTGCTCCGGGGACACGCTCATGCACGGCACCCTCGTCGGGGCGAACTGGACGGGATTCGACCGGATCACGCAGGCCGGAGCGATCGAGGGGGCCCCGGCCGTGACCGCGTCGGCCCCCGGCACGATGGACGCCTTCGTCGTCGGCGCCGACGACCGCGAGCTGCTGCACCTCGCCTTCGTCTCGGGCGCCTGGCGCGAGCCCGTGCCGGTCGGCGCCGTCCGCGCGGGCGGACGCCCGGCCGCGGCCTGGACCCCGGCGACCGGCCTGACGGTCGTCGTGCCCGACACCGACGGCCGCCTGATCGGTCTGGTCGCCCGTGCCGACGGCTGGCAGCCCGCGCGCCTCACGCCGCCGGCCGGTCTCCCGAAACAGGACGGCGCCGCCCCGGCCGCCGCCCTCACCGCGACCGGCGACCGCGTCGACGTCTACGTGCTGGGCCCCCAACGCCGCGTCCAGGTCGCGCCGTCCGCCTGA
- the prfB gene encoding peptide chain release factor 2: protein MAAIDPSEELKSVESTMESIEAVLDLDKMRADIADLNETAAAPDLWDNPENAQKVTSRLSFLQGELRKVEDLRRRIDDVQVLFELAEAEDDADTRTEAAAELAAVRKSVDELEVRTLLSGEYDAREALVTVRAEAGGVDAADFAEMLLRMYTRWAERHGYSTEVYETSYAEEAGIKSATFAVKTPYAYGTLSVEQGTHRLVRISPFDNQGRRQTSFAGVEVLPVVEQTDHVDIDESDLRVDVYRSSGPGGQGVNTTDSAVRLTHIPTGIVVSCQNERSQIQNKATAMAVLQAKLLERQRQEERAKMDALKGDGSSWGNQMRSYVLHPYQMVKDLRTEFEVGNPQSVLDGDIDGFIEAGIRWRKQQQTAAA, encoded by the coding sequence GTGGCTGCCATTGATCCTTCCGAAGAGCTGAAGTCCGTCGAATCCACCATGGAGTCGATCGAGGCGGTCCTCGACCTGGACAAAATGCGTGCCGACATCGCCGACCTCAACGAGACCGCGGCGGCGCCGGACCTGTGGGACAACCCCGAGAACGCGCAGAAGGTGACGAGCCGGCTGTCGTTCCTCCAGGGTGAGCTGCGCAAGGTCGAAGACCTGCGCCGCCGTATCGACGACGTCCAGGTGCTCTTCGAGCTGGCCGAGGCGGAGGACGACGCCGATACGCGCACGGAGGCCGCCGCCGAGCTGGCCGCCGTCCGCAAGTCCGTCGACGAGCTGGAAGTACGCACGCTCCTCTCCGGCGAGTACGACGCGCGCGAGGCGCTGGTCACCGTCCGCGCCGAGGCGGGCGGCGTCGACGCCGCCGACTTCGCCGAGATGCTGCTGCGGATGTACACGCGCTGGGCGGAGCGGCACGGCTACTCCACCGAGGTCTATGAGACGTCGTACGCCGAGGAGGCCGGCATCAAGTCCGCCACCTTCGCGGTGAAGACGCCCTACGCGTACGGCACCCTCTCCGTGGAGCAGGGCACCCACCGCCTCGTGCGGATCTCGCCGTTCGACAACCAGGGCCGCCGCCAGACGTCGTTCGCGGGCGTCGAGGTGCTGCCGGTCGTCGAGCAGACCGACCACGTCGACATCGACGAGTCGGACCTGCGCGTCGACGTGTACCGGTCGTCGGGGCCCGGCGGCCAGGGCGTCAACACCACCGACTCGGCGGTGCGCCTGACGCACATCCCCACCGGCATCGTCGTCTCGTGCCAGAACGAGCGCTCGCAGATCCAGAACAAGGCGACCGCGATGGCCGTTCTCCAGGCCAAGCTGCTGGAGCGGCAGCGCCAGGAGGAACGCGCCAAGATGGACGCGCTCAAGGGCGACGGCTCGTCGTGGGGCAACCAGATGCGCTCGTACGTCCTGCACCCGTACCAAATGGTCAAGGACCTGCGGACGGAGTTCGAGGTCGGCAACCCGCAGTCGGTGCTCGACGGCGACATCGACGGCTTCATCGAGGCCGGTATCCGGTGGCGCAAACAGCAGCAGACGGCCGCGGCGTAG
- a CDS encoding LPXTG cell wall anchor domain-containing protein produces MARIAAAAVFVGGASLAVAGMAAAEEPDPCALNPLAAKCLQLPIGLPTGSETPTGDASGTGGATEDQNNGNNGNGNNGNGSTEPTDGTTPAPTDTAGQGTTPPESTPPGTGETTPPTDQPTTPPTGTTPTETGATSEPTSGSECSVANGGVNCGTGGNGSAGSIGGSDPQRNYGAGASGGNAATDTPVATGAPGAAGSTGGATDVPELAETGQSANLTFIVIGGIVMAGGGFAFAVAPRMLNRREATAAA; encoded by the coding sequence GTGGCACGCATAGCCGCCGCCGCTGTCTTCGTCGGCGGCGCCTCACTCGCCGTCGCCGGAATGGCGGCTGCGGAGGAACCCGATCCCTGCGCGCTGAACCCGTTGGCCGCCAAGTGCCTGCAGTTGCCGATCGGATTGCCCACGGGCTCCGAGACGCCGACCGGGGACGCGAGCGGCACCGGGGGCGCGACCGAGGATCAGAACAACGGCAACAACGGCAACGGGAACAACGGCAACGGCTCCACCGAGCCGACCGACGGCACCACCCCGGCGCCGACCGACACGGCGGGCCAGGGCACCACACCGCCGGAGTCGACGCCGCCCGGCACCGGGGAGACCACACCTCCGACGGACCAGCCGACGACGCCGCCCACCGGCACCACGCCCACCGAAACGGGCGCCACGTCGGAGCCCACCTCGGGCAGCGAATGCTCGGTCGCCAACGGAGGCGTCAACTGCGGTACGGGAGGCAACGGTTCCGCCGGTTCCATCGGCGGGAGCGACCCGCAGCGCAACTACGGCGCCGGGGCCTCCGGAGGCAATGCGGCGACGGACACCCCGGTCGCCACGGGGGCGCCCGGAGCGGCCGGCAGCACGGGCGGCGCCACGGACGTTCCGGAACTGGCGGAGACCGGCCAGTCGGCGAACCTCACGTTCATCGTGATCGGCGGCATCGTGATGGCGGGCGGCGGTTTCGCCTTCGCCGTCGCACCGCGCATGCTCAACCGCCGCGAGGCGACCGCAGCCGCGTAG
- the ftsE gene encoding cell division ATP-binding protein FtsE: MIRFDNVTKTYAKQPRPALQDVSLEVEKGEFVFLVGSSGSGKSTFLRLVLKEERPSTGNIFVAGKDLGRLSNWKVPTLRRQMGTVFQDFRLLPNKTVRENVAFALEVIGKPKGTIRKVVPEVLDLVGLAGKEDRMPGELSGGEQQRVAIARAFVNRPMILIADEPTGNLDPQNSVGIMKLLDRINRTGTTIVMATHDQAIVDQMRKRVIELEQGHLVRDQSRGVYGYSH; this comes from the coding sequence GTGATCCGATTCGACAACGTCACCAAGACCTACGCGAAGCAGCCCCGACCCGCGCTGCAGGACGTCTCGCTCGAAGTGGAGAAGGGCGAGTTCGTCTTCCTCGTCGGTTCCTCCGGCTCCGGAAAGTCGACATTCCTGCGGTTGGTCCTCAAAGAGGAACGGCCGTCCACGGGCAACATCTTCGTCGCCGGCAAGGACCTCGGAAGGCTTTCCAACTGGAAGGTCCCCACGCTGCGTCGTCAAATGGGCACGGTGTTCCAGGACTTCCGCCTGCTGCCCAACAAAACGGTGCGCGAGAACGTCGCGTTCGCCCTCGAAGTGATCGGCAAGCCCAAGGGCACCATCCGCAAGGTGGTTCCCGAGGTTCTCGACCTGGTCGGCCTCGCCGGCAAGGAGGACCGCATGCCGGGGGAGTTGTCCGGTGGTGAGCAGCAACGCGTCGCCATCGCCCGCGCGTTCGTGAACCGGCCGATGATCCTCATCGCGGACGAGCCGACCGGCAACCTCGACCCGCAGAACAGCGTCGGCATCATGAAGCTGCTCGACCGCATCAACCGCACCGGCACGACCATCGTCATGGCGACGCACGACCAGGCGATCGTCGACCAAATGCGCAAGCGCGTCATCGAGTTGGAGCAGGGCCACCTCGTCCGCGACCAGTCGCGCGGCGTGTACGGCTACTCGCACTAA
- the ftsX gene encoding permease-like cell division protein FtsX, producing the protein MRAQFVLKEIGIGLRRNLTMTIAVIVSVALSLTLFGAGLLVSAQTNSMKDYWYDRVEVSIYLCNKSDPKQGGCVNGEVTAAERDAIQADLTKMAEVKDVFYENKQDAYKHFMEQNEDSPLGDSLTPDQLPESFRVKLHDPTKFDIISSAFTGRGGVFVVQDQKALLKPFFDLLRSAQYAAYGIMAFMLVVAILLIVNTARVSAFSRRRETGIMRLVGASNFYIQGPFILESAVAGLVGALTASGLLSIGYYFGVKKGLAGAINILDKQLIGFDAVFAVLPWLFILGVGMSAIASFFTLRKYLKV; encoded by the coding sequence ATGCGCGCCCAGTTCGTGCTGAAAGAGATCGGCATCGGTCTCCGCCGGAACCTGACCATGACGATCGCGGTCATCGTCAGTGTCGCGCTGTCCCTGACGCTGTTCGGGGCCGGTCTGTTGGTGAGCGCGCAGACCAACTCGATGAAGGACTACTGGTACGACCGCGTCGAGGTCTCGATCTACCTGTGCAACAAGTCCGACCCCAAGCAGGGCGGATGCGTCAACGGCGAGGTCACCGCCGCCGAACGCGACGCGATCCAGGCGGACCTGACGAAGATGGCCGAGGTCAAGGACGTCTTCTACGAGAACAAGCAGGACGCCTACAAGCACTTCATGGAGCAGAACGAGGACTCGCCGCTCGGGGACAGCCTGACCCCCGACCAACTGCCCGAGTCCTTCCGCGTCAAGCTGCACGACCCGACGAAGTTCGACATCATCTCCAGCGCCTTCACCGGCCGCGGGGGCGTCTTCGTCGTCCAGGACCAGAAGGCACTCCTCAAGCCCTTCTTCGACCTGCTGCGCAGTGCCCAGTACGCCGCGTACGGGATCATGGCGTTCATGCTCGTCGTGGCGATCCTGCTGATCGTCAACACGGCCCGCGTCTCGGCGTTCAGCCGCCGTCGCGAGACGGGCATCATGCGCCTCGTCGGCGCCTCGAACTTCTATATCCAAGGCCCCTTCATCCTGGAGTCCGCCGTCGCGGGCCTGGTCGGCGCGCTCACGGCGTCGGGCCTGCTCAGCATCGGCTACTACTTCGGCGTCAAGAAAGGGCTGGCGGGCGCGATCAACATCCTGGACAAGCAGCTGATCGGATTCGACGCGGTGTTCGCCGTCCTCCCGTGGCTGTTCATCCTCGGCGTCGGCATGTCCGCGATCGCGTCGTTCTTCACGCTCC